A single window of Solea solea chromosome 9, fSolSol10.1, whole genome shotgun sequence DNA harbors:
- the bsg gene encoding basigin: protein MKLLWALSALLLSCWRVNASTAPNIITDPSEVTNQTSAVLSCNLTDSSLPIKGSYWVLNGKTIEKSESSDSAPFTSLSLDKINHHSAGKYECVFQTEPEVKQMIEVKILPHVSAHKHSEHGNENDAVVLVCDSHGYPLPTDWSWFKEENDVKMPIINGTSDKYEIKSTPNKTSLTITELNIEEDAGDYFCSGTNELGTKTDKVHLRVRSRLAALWPFLGIVAEVIILVAIIFIYEKRRKPDEITDDDDSGSAPLKSNSTTNHKDKNVRQRNSN, encoded by the exons CCCCGAACATCATTACTGACCCTTCAGAGGTCACCAATCAGACCTCTGCAGTTCTCAGCTGCAACCTGACAGACTCCAGTCTTCCCATCAAAGGATCCTACTGGGTGCTCAATGGCAAAACAATTGAAAAGTCAGAGTCCTCCGATTCTGCTCCATTTACGTCTCTGAG TTTGGACAAGATCAACCACCATTCTGCTGGGAAGTATGAATGTGTTTTCCAGACAGAGCCAGAGGTGAAGCAGATGATTGAAGTGAAAA TTCTTCCCCACGTCTCTGCCCACAAACACTCTGAGCATGGCAATGAGAATGACGCGGTTGTATTGGTCTGTGACAGCCATGGCTATCCACTGCCCACTGACTGGTCTTGGTTCAAAGAGGAAAATGATGTCAAAATG CCTATCATCAACGGCACTAGTGACAAATACGAGATTAAGAGCACTCCCAACAAGACCAGTCTGACCATCACTGAGCTGAACATCGAAGAAGACGCTGGAGACTACTTCTGCTCTGGAACCAATGAACTTGGCACAAAAACCGACAAGGTCCACCTGCGTGTCCGCAGTCGCCTGGCTGCTCTCTGGCCCTTCCTTGGCATTGTGGCTGAGGTCATCATCTTGGTGGCCATCATCTTCATCTACGAAAAGAGGAGAAAGCCCGATGAGATCACTGATG ATGACGACTCAGGATCTGCTCCTCT GAAGAGCAATTCTACCACCAACCACAAAGACAAGAATGTGAGGCAAAGGAATTCTAACTAG